The Gilliamella apicola genome window below encodes:
- the uvrD gene encoding DNA helicase II — MEIKKSLLEDLNNEQQNAVTTDNQYTVVLAGAGSGKTRVLVHRIAWLCMEKHYSPQSIFAVTFTNKAAVEMQERIKALVGEGYFSGMWIGTFHGLTHRLLRMFSQQARLPSNFQLIDSEDQIRLIKRIFKEHKVDEKQWSAKECAAFISSQKEMGLRANDMSPQDPKQVMWQTIYQDYQAICDRVGYVDFSELILRAYELLNQNHDVLNYCHQRFSNILIDEFQDTNLIQYRLVKKLAGITANVMIVGDDDQSIYSWRGANADNLQLFINDYPDTEIIRLEQNYRSTSNILDAANILIAKNQNRLGKNLWTDSGEGEKISLYVGFNDIDEARFVIGQIKKRHEEGDKYSSCAILYRNNVQSRIFEDTLLQAGLPYQIYGSIRFYERQEVKLALAYLRLLHDHNNDMAFDTTVNTPARGIGNVTLEKVRLTAKQHNLSLWDACLMLIQTNALTERQRSGLSRFLELIESIHKEVEPLPFYQQLDVMIKLSGVQQMYEQESGIKGQSRLENLEELVSAAEQFYHNNENTVIQDNITGKTLTVLESFLAFTSLESRDVVKAQDSVQLMTLHSAKGLEFDNVFIVGLEEGIFPAQRSVKDSERMEEERRLAYVGITRARKHLTLTLCELRRLYGRDERNLPSRFLAELPVERLNEVSYRGMLTSSEFKSNDLSKKDLSKNEQFILERKKSYLEKQRESDGYILGRKVKHHRFGEGTIINLDGEGDHKRVQIAFVDEGVKWLVIKLANLTLL; from the coding sequence ATGGAAATTAAAAAATCATTATTAGAAGACCTCAATAACGAACAACAAAATGCAGTAACTACTGATAACCAATATACAGTAGTACTTGCAGGTGCAGGGAGTGGTAAAACACGTGTTTTAGTTCATCGAATTGCATGGCTCTGCATGGAAAAGCATTACTCACCGCAATCCATTTTTGCCGTTACTTTTACGAATAAAGCGGCTGTTGAAATGCAAGAGCGTATCAAAGCATTAGTTGGAGAAGGGTATTTTAGTGGAATGTGGATTGGAACCTTCCATGGATTAACTCATCGCTTGTTACGGATGTTTTCACAGCAAGCTAGATTACCTTCTAATTTTCAGCTTATTGACTCAGAAGACCAGATTCGTCTTATTAAACGTATTTTTAAAGAGCATAAAGTTGATGAGAAACAGTGGTCAGCAAAAGAATGTGCAGCTTTTATCTCTAGTCAAAAAGAGATGGGATTACGAGCTAATGACATGTCACCCCAAGACCCTAAACAAGTGATGTGGCAGACTATTTATCAAGATTATCAAGCAATTTGCGACAGAGTCGGGTATGTTGATTTTTCAGAATTAATTTTACGAGCTTATGAACTGCTTAACCAAAATCATGACGTACTAAATTATTGTCATCAACGTTTTTCTAATATTTTAATTGATGAGTTTCAAGATACGAACTTAATTCAATATCGATTAGTAAAAAAATTGGCAGGTATTACAGCTAACGTTATGATTGTTGGTGATGATGATCAATCCATTTATAGCTGGCGTGGTGCTAATGCCGATAACTTACAATTATTTATTAATGATTATCCGGATACTGAAATAATTCGTCTAGAACAAAATTATCGTTCAACCAGTAATATTTTAGATGCAGCTAATATTTTAATCGCCAAAAATCAAAATCGCTTAGGTAAAAACCTATGGACGGATAGTGGCGAAGGCGAGAAGATTTCACTCTATGTGGGTTTTAATGATATTGATGAAGCAAGATTTGTGATTGGTCAAATCAAAAAACGTCATGAAGAAGGTGATAAATATTCAAGTTGTGCCATTTTATACCGTAATAACGTTCAATCACGAATTTTTGAAGACACCTTGTTACAAGCAGGATTACCATACCAAATTTATGGTTCAATACGGTTTTATGAACGGCAAGAAGTTAAACTAGCGCTAGCGTATTTGCGGTTATTACATGATCACAATAATGATATGGCTTTTGACACGACCGTTAATACTCCAGCTCGCGGTATTGGTAATGTCACGCTTGAAAAAGTAAGACTTACCGCCAAACAACATAATCTTTCATTATGGGATGCTTGTTTAATGTTAATCCAAACCAATGCATTAACAGAAAGACAGCGTTCAGGGCTGAGCCGTTTTCTTGAATTGATCGAATCAATTCATAAAGAAGTAGAACCGTTGCCATTTTATCAGCAGCTAGATGTGATGATTAAATTATCTGGTGTGCAGCAAATGTATGAGCAAGAATCAGGAATTAAAGGACAATCTCGATTAGAAAATCTTGAAGAACTGGTGTCGGCTGCGGAACAATTTTACCATAACAATGAAAATACTGTTATTCAGGATAATATCACGGGTAAAACACTTACAGTACTCGAGTCATTTTTAGCTTTTACCTCATTGGAAAGTCGTGATGTTGTCAAAGCTCAAGATTCAGTGCAATTAATGACATTGCATTCAGCTAAAGGATTAGAGTTTGATAATGTATTTATTGTCGGATTAGAAGAAGGTATCTTTCCAGCGCAACGTTCAGTTAAAGATAGTGAACGCATGGAGGAAGAGCGACGTTTAGCCTACGTTGGTATCACTCGAGCTCGAAAACATTTGACATTAACGTTATGTGAATTAAGGCGACTTTACGGTCGAGATGAGCGTAATCTACCTTCTCGTTTTTTAGCAGAATTACCTGTTGAAAGGCTGAACGAAGTTAGTTATCGAGGTATGCTCACCTCCTCTGAGTTTAAATCGAATGATCTAAGTAAAAAAGACCTCAGTAAAAATGAGCAATTTATTTTAGAGCGTAAAAAATCCTATCTTGAAAAACAACGTGAAAGTGATGGTTATATTTTAGGTCGAAAAGTTAAACACCATCGCTTTGGTGAAGGGACTATTATCAATCTTGATGGCGAAGGTGATCATAAACGAGTTCAAATTGCCTTTGTTGATGAAGGAGTTAAATGGCTGGTGATTAAATTAGCTAATCTTACCTTACTTTGA
- the cyaY gene encoding iron donor protein CyaY — translation MNITEFHTITDQLFNKIELFLDHFAEEQDIDIDYEINGNVITITFPNQSKIIVNTQEPLYQVWLATDKQGYHFDYVENEWVCTRTKQSFDKIFSQSVTDQATI, via the coding sequence ATGAACATCACTGAATTTCATACTATTACCGATCAACTGTTTAATAAGATCGAATTATTTTTAGATCACTTTGCCGAAGAACAAGATATTGACATTGATTATGAAATAAATGGTAATGTAATTACCATAACCTTTCCCAATCAGAGTAAAATTATCGTCAACACACAAGAACCACTCTACCAAGTTTGGCTAGCTACAGACAAACAAGGATATCACTTTGATTATGTCGAAAATGAGTGGGTATGCACTCGTACTAAGCAATCATTTGATAAAATCTTCTCACAATCAGTTACTGATCAAGCAACAATATAA
- a CDS encoding surface-adhesin E family protein: MKKLYLLIILFSFSALCNDFDTATQTSNNKSDTSSSHEKSENLKDSRIGEQFIPMSKFNEDKSLGYSFIDRSSIILHPYNKKIRVFNEVVNFIPPLVQENSEGEKITYRSIVIQHFANCDKKEIAKGIIKLFENYFGDGRLVSTNDTPNRWANAIDNNEQRRLLIVSCSLSIAH; encoded by the coding sequence ATGAAAAAATTATATTTGTTAATTATTCTTTTTTCTTTTTCAGCTTTATGTAATGATTTTGATACTGCAACACAAACCAGTAATAATAAAAGTGATACAAGTAGCTCCCATGAAAAAAGTGAAAACTTAAAAGATTCGCGCATTGGCGAACAATTTATCCCAATGAGTAAATTTAATGAAGATAAATCTTTAGGTTATTCATTTATTGATAGGAGTTCTATTATTCTGCATCCATATAATAAAAAAATTAGAGTATTTAATGAAGTCGTAAATTTTATTCCCCCATTAGTACAAGAAAATAGCGAAGGTGAAAAAATAACGTACCGCTCAATTGTGATTCAACATTTCGCAAATTGTGATAAGAAAGAAATAGCTAAAGGAATTATCAAATTATTTGAAAATTACTTTGGTGATGGTCGTTTGGTGAGTACTAATGACACACCTAACCGATGGGCAAATGCAATTGACAATAATGAACAACGTCGATTGTTAATCGTCTCTTGCTCCTTATCTATTGCTCATTAA
- a CDS encoding thiamine diphosphokinase: MQSNKTLLFVNGEPPERYPSNLENYAFIAATDGAYHNYLYTSPIIPNYIIGDLDSFDKSRTIPSRTEIIHTPDQNKTDFEKAILFLANKGVKKFDIFGASGHASDHFLGNLSVAMHYYHRFDFTFYDNYCQFFFSKKQQTIYDIKNHIISFIPMSKVTNLTITGVKYPLSNATITLRGFISLRNKAIKNSVEISFKNGYLLVFVENKSIQD, encoded by the coding sequence ATGCAAAGCAATAAAACTCTACTTTTTGTGAATGGCGAACCACCTGAGCGCTATCCCAGCAATTTAGAAAACTATGCTTTTATTGCTGCAACAGATGGGGCTTATCATAACTATCTTTATACTTCACCAATAATTCCTAATTATATTATTGGTGATTTAGATAGTTTTGATAAAAGTCGTACTATACCGAGCAGAACAGAGATTATTCATACGCCTGATCAGAACAAAACGGATTTTGAGAAAGCCATCTTATTTTTAGCAAATAAAGGTGTGAAAAAATTTGATATTTTTGGTGCTTCTGGTCATGCCAGTGACCATTTCTTAGGTAATTTATCGGTTGCAATGCATTATTACCATCGATTCGATTTTACTTTTTATGATAATTATTGTCAGTTCTTTTTTTCAAAAAAACAGCAAACTATTTATGATATAAAAAATCACATCATTTCTTTTATCCCAATGTCTAAAGTCACTAATCTCACAATTACAGGCGTTAAATATCCATTAAGTAATGCAACAATAACGTTAAGAGGATTCATAAGCTTAAGAAATAAAGCCATCAAGAATTCTGTTGAAATATCCTTTAAAAACGGTTACTTACTCGTTTTCGTAGAAAATAAATCTATACAAGATTGA
- the rimI gene encoding ribosomal protein S18-alanine N-acetyltransferase — MKTISTLNHNDLNEAFALEQLCHMIPWSKPTFFSNQGEHYLNLKLTIDDKIIGFCICQVVADEANLFNIAIHPEFRQQGLAKELLNHLIEKLMTSNFDKPIASLWLEVRKSNDAAIHLYHSLGFNQITVRKNYYPTVDGKQEDAIIMAYTVTL, encoded by the coding sequence ATGAAAACTATTTCCACCCTGAACCACAATGATTTAAACGAAGCTTTTGCTTTAGAGCAACTTTGTCATATGATTCCATGGTCTAAACCAACGTTTTTTTCAAATCAAGGAGAGCATTATTTAAATTTAAAACTGACCATTGATGATAAGATAATTGGATTTTGCATCTGCCAAGTGGTTGCCGATGAAGCAAATTTATTTAACATAGCTATTCACCCTGAATTTAGACAACAGGGATTAGCTAAAGAGCTTTTAAACCATTTAATTGAAAAATTGATGACGAGTAATTTTGACAAACCAATTGCTTCTTTGTGGTTAGAAGTAAGGAAATCCAACGATGCAGCAATTCACTTATATCATTCACTTGGTTTTAACCAAATAACTGTTAGAAAAAATTATTATCCAACTGTTGATGGAAAACAGGAAGATGCCATTATAATGGCCTATACCGTAACTCTATAA
- a CDS encoding DNA polymerase III subunit psi, whose protein sequence is MTEQDWYLQQCNITQYILRNSIVFKGEMATHISDEIRLIVVADQKPTQKIYTDILNAIRLKEEQVLILTPSQLIIPASDIKTVIWFIDITPDENWQNHLTIQTSSLDVLANTPQQKRQLWRQLCQYENYFHPEPQ, encoded by the coding sequence ATGACTGAACAAGATTGGTATTTGCAACAATGCAATATTACTCAATACATTTTGCGTAATTCAATAGTATTCAAAGGCGAAATGGCAACCCATATTAGTGATGAAATTCGTTTAATTGTTGTTGCCGACCAAAAACCAACGCAAAAAATCTACACAGATATTCTTAATGCTATTCGACTTAAAGAAGAACAAGTATTAATACTTACACCATCACAATTGATTATTCCAGCTAGCGATATAAAAACCGTAATTTGGTTTATAGATATCACGCCTGATGAAAACTGGCAAAATCATTTAACTATACAAACATCAAGTTTAGATGTTTTAGCTAATACACCACAACAAAAGCGCCAACTTTGGCGACAATTATGCCAATATGAAAACTATTTCCACCCTGAACCACAATGA